The genomic window GTTTACATCAAACAACTCAAAGGTTGATGCGGCAGCATCAAATCCACTTCCCTGCACACCTGCAAAATCGTCGGTCACTTCAAGTTGAACTTCAATTCGCTCTGTGGTAAGCGGATTTGCGATCTGAGGACGGGAGCCAACGGTGATTGTTGGAGGCTGACTGTCAAAAGTCAGCATGAAATCCTCTTTGAACGTTTTGCCGATGAGATCGGTATATTGAACGTTGACAGTGTATTCGCCATCCGCTGACCCATCCCGAGAAAGAGATCTGTCAATTGTCCAGACAAGACGAGCGCTCTGTTCATCAATTATCACGGGTTTTGCTTCTATCACTGTCCTATTCCTGCTGACTGTTACCGTCGATTTTGATTCAGCAAAGTCAAGCCCCGGCCCTATGTAGTTGAACAGTTGTGCATCAATTGTTGTCAGATTGCTGATTCGGGTATCAGTGGGGGTATTCAGACGAATTTCCGGCAGTCTTGATGCAATGAAAAATTGGCGCCGAACGGTTGCTCCAGCATTGTTCGCGCCGTCTACAGGAGTGATTTCGATGGTGTATTCGCCATCCTCAGATCCGTCAATTGCCAGTGCTTGTGCCAATGTCAGAGAAACTATGTCCCTGCCGTTGTCGTGCCTCCCGGTACTCACTTCACTTCCGTCCGTACGGAGTAACCTCACGCCGGTGGCGGAAAAATTAACTCCACTGTTGGCATTTAGGACAACTGATACCTGTGAAAGGGAAGAAACGGTTTCATTTTCGGCCGGAGTCGTTGAGATAATAGCAGGAACTTGTGTATCATAAGCGATTTCAAAGTTTTTTGTTTCAGTATTACCAGCTTTGTCTACCAATGCCACTCGAATGCGATAAGTGCCGTCCTGACTCCCGTTGCGACGTTCAAGCGGTTGGTTCAGTCGAAATTCCAGCGTGTCATCATCCTCATCAGGTGTTAGTGTTCCCTGAACTGGGACTGGCACTATCCCTGCTCGGGGAAGACGAACCATTCCAATGGCTGTTTTACTGAAATCAACGCCACCGCCACTTTCATCGTCAAAAGTTGCAGTCACCACGGATAGGGAACTGTTAAGGAACGCTTTCGTGCCCACTGAAGGGTTCAGGTGAACCCCACCCTCTGATGTCAGTGAAACTAGCTCAGGGGCTTGGGTATCGTAGCTGAAAGTGATTTGGGCTTCAGCCACATTTCCTGACCGGTCCTGAGATTGTACCGTTATGGTATAATCCCCGTCGTCAGAACCATCTGTTGCCAGAGAAAATCCCGGTGTCCAGCGGATGCCATGCTCTCCAAATTGACGTTGATTCCCAGCCACTGAGACTCCTTCAGGAGTATTCAAGCGAATCATCGAATTACTAAAGTTGACACTAGTGTCAATGTTGTCCACCAAGGTTACATCTACGAAAGTGAATTTTGTGGTGGTACTTGCATTGGAAGTCAACTTACCAGCATCGGTCGCAATGCTTGTTATTGTCGGAGCAACGTTATCAAAGGTGAAATTGATACTATCCCGGACGATATTGCCGGCTTTATCTCCGCCAGAAACATCAATTGTGTAAACGCCGTTCTCCTCACTGGAATCAAGTGGCTGATCAAGCATCAGCGTGAGACGGCTTGCATTTTCATTATGACTGAGAACTCCATTAACTTGTGCGCCGTTTGCATTCTTTAGGATAATCGTCGTCAAGTTTGAACGAAAATCGATTAGACTCCCATCACCAATGTCGAATATTGCCTCAATCTGTTCAACGGAGGTGTTCTGAAACAAATTCCGACTCGGCGTTATCTCGGAAATGGTCGGAGGCTCTGTATCAATTTGGATAGAGCCAATTCCATAAGTCCCCACGTTACCACCCTTGTCACTGCCATACAGTTGGAGGGCGTAGGCGTTGTCCCTTAGCGGCGTACCCAAACCATCACTCCCCGCCCAAGTAAATGAGTGATTACCTTCCGTAAGGCGTGTCAGAACAAGTGCCGGTTGATCTGACGGATCGATAAATTTCAACTCAAGCTCCGTTAAATCCTCGGAAAGTCCGTAGCGGATCTGTGTTGCCTCCCTGATGGAGTCTCCATTCGGTGACAAATCCCGTTGGGAAACTGTGGCGGATAGTTGCGGCGGTGTATTGTCAATTACCGCTACAAATTCACGTGTAGCGTATCCTGTCTCCGCACTATTGACGCTATCATTGGGGATCCCATCAATTTCAATTTTAATCCGATATCTGCCATCGCCGAGCGGTACTGGAGTTTTCCCTTCTTGTTCTTGATCACTTGAAAAATCGTTTCCGTCCCATACCTTGCGGATGGCTCTTGGATCGTCCTCCGGATGAATGCCAGCACCGAGTTCCCCTTTTACGACCCAATCCTCTTCAGGAAAAAATCGACCATCAGGTGCACCAACCCCACTTGGGCCATGTGTATCAATGATAATCCGATAGTCACCGAGTCCACCATCGGTAACGAAACTAATAAGGAATAGATCTTGTA from Candidatus Poribacteria bacterium includes these protein-coding regions:
- a CDS encoding Ig-like domain repeat protein — encoded protein: MRIIKTAKQHHPCPKKQALSTLFSKNGCCLFILIFVFQLFPSLFFMGGESLVWAIRFQTPPQVIDEINEDTVFSPNGDDVQDLFLISFVTDGGLGDYRIIIDTHGPSGVGAPDGRFFPEEDWVVKGELGAGIHPEDDPRAIRKVWDGNDFSSDQEQEGKTPVPLGDGRYRIKIEIDGIPNDSVNSAETGYATREFVAVIDNTPPQLSATVSQRDLSPNGDSIREATQIRYGLSEDLTELELKFIDPSDQPALVLTRLTEGNHSFTWAGSDGLGTPLRDNAYALQLYGSDKGGNVGTYGIGSIQIDTEPPTISEITPSRNLFQNTSVEQIEAIFDIGDGSLIDFRSNLTTIILKNANGAQVNGVLSHNENASRLTLMLDQPLDSSEENGVYTIDVSGGDKAGNIVRDSINFTFDNVAPTITSIATDAGKLTSNASTTTKFTFVDVTLVDNIDTSVNFSNSMIRLNTPEGVSVAGNQRQFGEHGIRWTPGFSLATDGSDDGDYTITVQSQDRSGNVAEAQITFSYDTQAPELVSLTSEGGVHLNPSVGTKAFLNSSLSVVTATFDDESGGGVDFSKTAIGMVRLPRAGIVPVPVQGTLTPDEDDDTLEFRLNQPLERRNGSQDGTYRIRVALVDKAGNTETKNFEIAYDTQVPAIISTTPAENETVSSLSQVSVVLNANSGVNFSATGVRLLRTDGSEVSTGRHDNGRDIVSLTLAQALAIDGSEDGEYTIEITPVDGANNAGATVRRQFFIASRLPEIRLNTPTDTRISNLTTIDAQLFNYIGPGLDFAESKSTVTVSRNRTVIEAKPVIIDEQSARLVWTIDRSLSRDGSADGEYTVNVQYTDLIGKTFKEDFMLTFDSQPPTITVGSRPQIANPLTTERIEVQLEVTDDFAGVQGSGFDAAASTFELFDVNGAMVNGAQTSDGTSRFAFRSSVLPEDGTYTLIVTLVDQAGNYSIPQRFIYDAEEPTIQAVSHIERTLSVSNVSEFLTRVEATVSDAGTGIDFNRSTIQLLNALGEVVPGSPYHDDEAIIGWELETPLTGEGNFDGLYSLRVSAVDKAGYVEEETFALRYDTQVPTIHTALVTQNDGTLIELSGVETQLITSPINQITVGFSDGEGSGMDVLRTTVSLIGPEGTPVGANQTDNGVDTVFLSFNPLRADGSDDGFYRVQVTPTDLAGNTLTNPVEFQFFYGTRKPEVISTTPAKFASVTQLTEVSAILGDHSGEGIDFDRTTIFLKTPDQSLIPGHQTVEEAQSSITWELNQPLSRDGSADGEYTIQLSLFDKVGNSADVEYTFVYDTFIPTIVSVMANTNPPTVI